GGGAACGCTGTAGTGAATTTTACCGACCAAAAAACACCATATACCCGGATATACGAACACAAACATTTTGAATTTGGCACACAGCCGACAACCGTGATCACCCGGGAATACCCGATGGCTTCTGCGCGCACAGCAGAACCATATTACCCAATAAACGATGTCAAGAATATGCAGATTCTTGATCGGTATAAAGCACTGAAAGAGCGGGAACAAAATGTAATTTTTGGAGGCAGGCTCGCCGAGTATAGATACTATGATATGCACCAGGTTATTGCATCCGCCCTCCACACAGCCAAGAAGGAATTCAGGCTTTTATCAGTTAACAAGAGTATACACCCAGTAAAACAATTGGCAAATGCCTAAATACCTAGCGATCTGCTTTTTTTTTACCATGTATTTTTCTGCCAGTGCGCAGCACCTGAGACCGCATGACATTCCGCAGCTCAGACTATCCGATTTTCAGGCGCCGGTAAAAACCGATGCCCCCTATCCAGTATATATGAATGTACGGATTCTCTACAGATTGGATTCCATATACATTATCCCTGAACAAACCTACAGGTTAAAAGTAATTACAATGGTTGTCCCCTACGCCCCAGGCAGTTTTTTTGACACCAAAAAAGTTGACGCAAAACAGATCCCCCAATTGCTGGAACATGAGCGGGGGCACCTTATAATCGGATATATCACAGCAAACCGGATAGAAAAAGAATTATCAGCCTTAACCTATTCTGCTGATTACCCACGGGAGGTCAAAAAGAGATTCGATGATATCGAGCGCAACCTATCCTATCTGCACCGGGAGTATGACGCCGGCACAAACCACAGCACTGACGGCAACAATCAAAAAAAATGGAACCTAAAACTTAAGAAGATGTTCGAGGAAACCTATGGCGGCAAGTAATACCCGATCAGTTATATCTCAATACCGATTGGGCTATTGTGATGTTTGGACCTGCATGAAAACACTAAAAATCAATTATACCATAAACAATCAATAAAAAATGAAAAAACTTAAATTTAAATTGGACGCTCTCCGTGAAGAAATGGAGATACTCAACATGGATGATCTTATCTCTACAAAAGGCGGCGGGGCTGCCGGCTACTATGGGTATAGTACCTGGGAAGATTTCATTTATGCTGTAGAGCACGGGAGTGTTCCGGACGGCACTTATTTCCCAGACGGTGTCTCAGGGGGATATGGAGTTCACGGGGATTACGGAAATCTATCTTATTTACATTTGGACGCAGGTTACGGAACCTGGAGCGCTGGAGGATATGGATCAAGCGGAGGATATGGAGGCTATGGCGGCGGATATTATTCAGTGACCGATTCCCACGGCTCGTATTTGATGGACCCAAATTACTATACGAGTACTTCCGGTGATCTATACTACAGGGTATCCTTTGATGGCGGAAATACCTGGCAAAATACCCAATCAGCTTTTCAGGGAAACATGTTCAGTTCTACATATGTAGGGCCAGACAACCCAGAGGGATATATCATGAACCCAACCAATATGTCGGACTTCTTCGCTCTGGTCCATGATATGGAATATGATTCGTTAGGAGCCGTGGGTGTCCATGGTGTTTTTTTCAACATGGATACATTAAAAGCCGATCTCCTTCTTATTGCAAATGAGGTCGGTGTAGCAGGAGGGTACTATGGTGCGGATGCTCAATCCCGTTTCACTGGTGTTTGTGTGGCTGCTGGTATATCGGTCGGGGTCGTGGTCAAACTGTTCTTAAATGCAGCCAACGCAGGCAGGCCGATCTCATACTAATTAGTCGATCCCCCAGTTATATAATTATATTTACGGTTATGAAAAGCACATTCATCCGCCCTAAAGGCGAAACAATATTTTCAGCAGCTTTTATATGCGGATTGATTGTTCTATTGGCAAATGATTTTTATTTCAAAGCCAACTTCCACAATTCATTGACAGGAAAGATCAGTGATATTGCCGGGCTTTTCATTTTCCCGATTTTTTTCACCCATTTCTTTGGCAGAAAGAAATTTGTGTTCACAATAACAGCATTAATTTTCATTGTCTGGAAATCTGAGGTTTCCCAGCCTGCAATTGATTTCTGGAATTCTGTGAATTTTTACCGTATTGGAAGAACTGTTGATTATTCAGATCTGCTAGCTTTATTGATACTTCCCGTGAGCTATTGGTATGATGCTAATTTTAGAAATGAACTGTCCGGTAGTACTAAGAGCTACCGGACAGCTATTGTCATCCTAAGTTCCTTTAGTTTCATCGCAACCGCCGGAACAACCGGAAGAATAGGCTACTTTGAACTGAACGATAGCAAAGCAGATGTTTACCAGGCGATCCTTAGGCTGAAAAAAGAGCACCCTGAATTGAATGTGCCACTATCTTTCCCAAAACCAGCTGAGCAGTTTACCAGACTAGATAAAAATCTTAAACCAATAGAGAAAACGCATATTACCGATAGTCTAAACTTCAAGGTATATCTCCCTGAAAACCCGGAAAGGCCCGTGATATGGTTCTCATTTAGTGCCGGGAACAGCAAATGGAGAGAACAGCACTGCAGGATTTTGATCACAGCCGTTTCAAACAACCACGGCAACAAGCTTATCGCTAAAAACCTGAGTAGTGAGGAACAGCTTAAAATAGCCAGAGTCTTTGAATCCGAAATTATAGATGAAATCAAAAAATATCTTACTAAAAAATAAAAACCGACACTTATGCGACAACGATTTCTGTTATTAACGGCAGTAGCCATAATATCCTTGGGATTTCCTGATTCTAGTTTCTCACAGACCAAAAAAAATAACTGCGTGATAGACTTCGTCCCATATGAAGGCCTTTACGTGATAAAGCAAAATTCACTCCCGGAAAATATGGCCCAGCCGAGAATATTACCAACTGCAAATGGCCGGGTTTCCGTTTCAAGAATTGAAGGTGAAAGGATTATATACGGTACTACACCAGGTATTCCGTTTATTAACGTGAAAATCGAAACATCTGATGCGCGCTTATACAAACAAGATACACTTAATCTGTTAAAACACCTGGAATACCTCGCTAGCCTAAACACCTCAAATAAAACAGGCTTGCTAAACATAAACTTGAACGGTGTAGTTGTTCATGGTTATTCAAACAGTTCTGAAAACCCTAGGATAACTGATTCATATGTCTGTTTCCCGGGAAAGGGAATCACAGTTTACATAGAGTATCAGAATATACCCATCAAAAAAACCGAATATGTAAAACAAAGGGACCTATTTCTGAAAAAGTATACGCTTAATATCGCAAACTGTAAGAAGAGGAAATGATAGAAAAAACGGGTTGGACAACTAATTTATTTGCCCCTTTTCCCAGCAAATCACCTACATTGACAAGCAATATTTTACAACCGTTAATTCCCGGTGAGACGAGGTCAGTCTTTCCTATAAAATAAACCGGACCTGTCAGGTGACAGTATCCGCCTTTATTAACGCTCTCGACATCTAAGTTATAAAAAATATCACCAGCTTAACGCAGTGTTCTGCAAAGAAAATGGTAGGTCTCTTTGCAATTATATTACACGAAGCCAAGCAAATTGTGAAGCAACAAAAAAAACAAAACATTCAAATAATAACAAAAAATCTCCAGTGAAATAGACGGCATCAAATACTCACCAGCTGTTCTTGATCGCCATCTTCCACTCCAGCCGCATCTTTCTTTACATTAAGATCTTCCTTTGATGACATTTTTTCGGCTCTCGCCAGAATCTTCCCACATTCCTCCTCCAACAAAGCCTCCACCTCCGATTTGATCATCAGGTAATTCTCCACAATATCCCATAGCTCACCTCCCTCGGCCTCGGAATTGGCACATAACCCTGCGTTTCCTGCGCAATCGCCCTATGATCATTCTGGATTTCACAATGAAACATTTTCAGTTTAATCTTCTCCTCCGGGTTATCCGCGACGATGCCCACGAACTCCCCTGAAGAAAGCGAAGCAATCTTAGAAGCCGGCACCGCGTAATCCATCTGCGTTGACCTGGAAATCGAGATATCTGAACTGTTGATACTTTTGCTTTCCTTATCCTGTACGATCTTCCCGAAATTCTCAGACAGCTTTTTCGCCGTATCCCCACTCACCTGCCCGGAGATAATATTGCCCACAATATTTGTAATCACATCCGCCTGCTCCTGCCCGTAATCCTTCCTTAATTGTGAAAAATCCTGCAATCCCAAGGTGGTTGCGCATTTATAGCCTCTCGCCACTGCAATGTGATTGTCCATGCCCCCCACAAAAATCGAAGCATATTCATCAAAGACAATACTGCTTTTCAGCATCCCCTTTTTGTTCACCAGTTTTAACATCCGGTTCACATAAAGCGAAAGCACCGCCCCGTAGGTCTGCACCTTCTGCGGGTTATTGCCCATACAGACAATTTTTGGTTCCAAGGGGTTATTGATGTCCAGCGTAAAATCATTGCCGCTCAGCACATAATACAACTGTGGTGAAGACAGCCTGGCCAGACCGATCTTAGCCGAAGCGATCTGGCCCTCCAGTTGTGGCATCGCCTTGCGCTGCAAGGCCGAAATAAAAGGGTTGATCAGCACCCTGATCTCCGGCTCTTCCTGCAGCACCGCAAAAAGCCTGTCATATTCCGCCTGGATCAGTTCAATCGCATGAGGCAAAGTGCAATAACGCCCGTTTTTATATTTGCGCAGGAACCAGATCACGGCCGTTACAAAATTGATTGCACTCTCTACAAAAAAATCACCCTGCTTTTTGATCCAGTCCCGGTTCAGTCCCAGCATCACCGTCCGGCTGGCCTCGGTCGCATCGGTAATATCCTCCATGCGCTGCGGATCCAACGGATTGCATCTGTGATAAATCCTGTCAAAATCAATTACCCAGAAAGTGGGTTTAACCTTATAATTACCCTGATATTTCAGCAATGCGTTATAGGCAATGATTGAAAGATCGTCGAACTTGAAATCGTACAAAAACATTGAAAAACCCTTGCGGATATGCTGGGTGATCACATGGCGGATTACAAAATAACTCTTTCCAGACCGCACCCAGATCCAGGGGTGCCCGTAACGAGCAGCCCCCGGAAAGGATTAATGATATTGATATAAGAATTCCTGATTTTTCCTTTTAGATTGTACCTGGCCGGCAGGTTGACCGAATATTCGTTTTCGAGCAAACGCTCTTCTTGCGGGAAGGTTTCGTTCTCGCTGTTGAATACATCGGTATGGATAGCGGACCTGATCAACCTGGAAAGCATGGCTCCCCCGGAAAGCATCAAAAGATAACCAGTAGCGGTTATTACGATATAAAGCCCAGCAGTCAACTGAGCACCAAATCCCAAGCTAAAAGCGAAATAGGCCGCAAAATATAACAGTATCCCTGTTATTAGATAAATAACGATTTCTTTTCTTTTGATCTTTTCATCCTTCCTGCCTTTTACACCCAACAGGGAAATGACTAAACATAGCAATGCCGCTAACTTCGGCATCAGGAACCCGTCAAAAAGCCCGGTCCTCGAAACATTCAAAATCAATCTATCCGTAATCCCTGCCGTAAAGCCCCAGATCTTAAAAGCTAAATAACAGCTCATATAAAAGTGGATGCTTAAAATAAAAAGGCTGATCAGCCTGGTAAAATCAGTAATCTTACGTAACCCTTGCGTATCTTCTCCCGTATTCATTTTTGATAGTTAAAATTTGAGTTCCTGCTGCTGAGTTTTTCTTTTTTTCCGTTTCCTGTTCCTCAAGGCCGGTGAAACGGGATCAAATGCTGCCCGGGCCAAAAGCAGATCCAATAATGTATCTCCAGGCCCGGCCAATAGCTGTGGCGAAACGTTCGGATGCTGTTCCTGAGCTGAAACAGCCTGTACCTTCTCCTGTTGATCTTTTTGCCCGACCATCGTCAGCCGCGTCTCTAAATCCCCATTCTTTTGCGTATTGGCATATTGGAAACTTTCACCGATAGTCCTCCGATAGTCAAACATTTCGTCGAAGACCTTCTCTCCTGAAGCTTTAAAAGCGACCCGGTCAAACTGCCCGATCTTTTTGGAATGCTCAAGGTTTCCTCCTCTGGAATTGTTCATCGGGCTCAGCTTGATCGAATTGGTGATATCCTTACGGCTTACAATGACCTGGATATGCATCTGCTCCCCGGGCTTTGGTTCTCCCCTTTTGACCTTCCCACTTTTTACTTCTTTATCCTTAGCTGAATAATAGCGGTGGTTTTCAAGCTTTCCGAACCATAATAAATCCTCGTTACTGTTGATACCTTTACGGTGAAAATTACGGGCATATTCATCTATGATCTTAATGGCAAAAGCTTTCAACTCCTCATTAGCTCCTCTACCTTCCAGCTTTTTTAAATGCACAATCTCTTTCTGGCTCGGCGAGATATTGATCAGGAAAAATTTGGCATCAGTGCTGGAGAGCTTAGCGATATTCCGATCTATCGATCTTTTTACCACATAGGAATCGATGTGGCTTTCTTTTCCGTTAAACCAGTGCTCTGTCTTCTGCTCAGAAAATAACCTGTTCTCCTTATCCAGGTAATGCACCAACTGTGCGCTACTGCCTTTATTGTTACCCGTTTCGCTTGCTGAAATACTGATAAACATGCTTATAGACTTTCAATCTGTTTGCGAGTCAGTTCTGCCAGTTCTTCTTTTTCCCTGGTTTTAAACGTGCCCAGTTCTTCACGTGCTTTGATATAGGCATTAAGAATCTGCAGCATTTTAAATTTCAAGCTGTCCCTGGATTCCATTTTCTGCGCGATGAGCTTGATCAGCCGATCATTATCCTGAGCGGTTTTCAAAAACACTTCCTGATTTTGTACCAGGGTTTTATTGGCACCGAGCACCTGCTCATTGAAGAACTTAACGATATCCCGTTGATTGGTAATCATCTTATCCACGCCCTGCTTGATCGGAACCAGCAGTAAGTCTTCCTGCGCGCGGATAAAAGCCATATAACTTTTATGTCCTTTGGCAAGCACAATCTTTAACAGTTCATCGTTCAGGTCAACCGGATCCTTTTTATTCCGGTAGAAATAGTCCACCATCTGCGCGAAAACCGTGCGCTTGGAGCGGCCCAGGGCAAGACTGATCTTTTGCAGTTTATCGCCGGTAACCTTGGTATATTTTATTGCGTTCAGGTTTTCCATTACCATATCGTTCGTTGAAAGGGAATTCTTTAGAGATATCCTTTATCGGCCCTGGATGCACTTTTAGTCTACCAAAGAATTCCCGGAGAATTCTACCAATGCCTTTGTAGCTAGCTACAGCGGCATTAAGTGAGGCCTGCCCAACTTCCGCTTGCTCCTTTTTCTATAGGGAAAAAGGACTAACGGCGAGGAACCCGAGCCGGTAATTAAACTGAAATAAACCGTTATGTTGTTAGTGTTTTCGGGTAACCATATCAGTAAGTAGCGGTTTACCCAGCTCATTGGTTTCAACGGTCAGCACCAGTTCGGATCCAAATGGCAGATACCGCACCTCTGTTTCACCAGCCAAATACCTGCCCTGATTGGCCGCTTTACGGTAAACTGATAGGGTTATCTTTTTATGGGAATCTACCAATGTAAAAAAACAGTTGATTGTAAGACCACTTTTTGACCATAACATAAAGTCGAGTTTTGCAGGATAGGTACCTATAGGCACATCCTCTTTGGCATAAGAATAGTTTTTAGGATCGTATCCCGCCTCAAGTGCAGGAAAGAATTCCAATACGGTTGTTTCCATGTTGTTTTGAATTTGATATCCAAAATTGGCCAGGAAAAAACAGCGGTTATCCAATGTTGGAGAGATTGGATAGCAATTGGACTTTATCAGTGAATCAAAAGATTATGGTCTCCATTATAAATATCTATTCCAAAGCGAGTAGCGTGCTACTTCAGACCGCTATTCATGCCCTGCCTACAACGTAAAAATCTATACTTTATGCAATGTTGAAGGAAAAGTTATAACAAAGTAGCACAAATTTTGGGCATTCTGCCTCCACGGTTGACAATCAATTGATCAAGTCTACACAAAATTTGCAGATTACCTTAAAACATATCGGTTTAAAGGTGTAAGATGTTACTGATTGCGGGGAACAGTTGAAGTTGATTTTTCTATAAATACCATTCCAAAGATGGCGAATATGCTATTCTTTCCAGGCCCAAGATTATTGCTGATTGCAACAATTTGGCGATTTCCTTTTTTATTGACACACTATTTTCACTTTTTACGGTCAAACAAGCGATTATTGCAAATAATAAGGGTGACAGAATGTAATATTGAAAGCGTTTTGACGCTATCCGAAACTAATTTCGACTTCAGCAAATGGTTCGGAATTTAAGATGGAAGAAAGAAACTCTTTGATGGTTGAAATTGCCTCTGAAATTTCACTTGTTGAAAAATGTTCCTGAGATCTAGCACCAAATCCTAATAAATTAACCACGAAAAACTCAGCCTGCTGCTCATTTTCACTATTCCTGACAATTTCAAAGGGTTCTTTCTCATAATATGCTATAGCTGCCTTGGCATTTAAAATATT
The nucleotide sequence above comes from Pedobacter riviphilus. Encoded proteins:
- a CDS encoding DUF922 domain-containing protein is translated as MPKYLAICFFFTMYFSASAQHLRPHDIPQLRLSDFQAPVKTDAPYPVYMNVRILYRLDSIYIIPEQTYRLKVITMVVPYAPGSFFDTKKVDAKQIPQLLEHERGHLIIGYITANRIEKELSALTYSADYPREVKKRFDDIERNLSYLHREYDAGTNHSTDGNNQKKWNLKLKKMFEETYGGK
- a CDS encoding DUF5712 family protein, whose amino-acid sequence is MFISISASETGNNKGSSAQLVHYLDKENRLFSEQKTEHWFNGKESHIDSYVVKRSIDRNIAKLSSTDAKFFLINISPSQKEIVHLKKLEGRGANEELKAFAIKIIDEYARNFHRKGINSNEDLLWFGKLENHRYYSAKDKEVKSGKVKRGEPKPGEQMHIQVIVSRKDITNSIKLSPMNNSRGGNLEHSKKIGQFDRVAFKASGEKVFDEMFDYRRTIGESFQYANTQKNGDLETRLTMVGQKDQQEKVQAVSAQEQHPNVSPQLLAGPGDTLLDLLLARAAFDPVSPALRNRKRKKRKTQQQELKF
- a CDS encoding BfmA/BtgA family mobilization protein, giving the protein MENLNAIKYTKVTGDKLQKISLALGRSKRTVFAQMVDYFYRNKKDPVDLNDELLKIVLAKGHKSYMAFIRAQEDLLLVPIKQGVDKMITNQRDIVKFFNEQVLGANKTLVQNQEVFLKTAQDNDRLIKLIAQKMESRDSLKFKMLQILNAYIKAREELGTFKTREKEELAELTRKQIESL